Proteins encoded in a region of the Ruegeria sp. AD91A genome:
- the tsaD gene encoding tRNA (adenosine(37)-N6)-threonylcarbamoyltransferase complex transferase subunit TsaD, producing the protein MVQTLTVLGLESSCDDTAAAIVRQMASAEAEILSSVVHGQIDLHSAYGGVVPEIAARAHAEKLDVCVVQALEAAGLSLRDMDAIAVTSGPGLIGGVMSGVMCAKGLSAATGLPLVGVNHLAGHALTPRLTDNIAFPYLVLLVSGGHCQYLIAHGPEQFTRLGGTIDDAPGEAFDKTARLLGLPQPGGPSVEAEARAGDPNRFQFPRPLLDRPGCDLSFSGLKTALMRMRDQIVAEKGGLTRQDRADLCAGFQQAIVDTLAEKTRRAIDLYLEHSPADPVIAVAGGVAANLAIRSKLESVSAKNNTRFIAPPLALCTDNAAMIAYAGLERFRSGARDGLDLTARPRWPLDQRSPAMLGGGKKGAKA; encoded by the coding sequence ATGGTGCAAACACTTACCGTACTGGGATTGGAAAGCAGCTGTGACGATACGGCCGCAGCCATCGTGCGCCAAATGGCGAGCGCCGAAGCCGAAATCCTGTCATCCGTTGTGCATGGCCAAATCGATCTGCACAGTGCTTATGGCGGCGTCGTGCCCGAGATCGCAGCCCGGGCACATGCAGAAAAGCTGGATGTCTGTGTCGTGCAAGCACTGGAAGCCGCGGGGCTTTCACTGAGGGACATGGACGCCATTGCCGTCACCTCAGGGCCGGGTCTGATCGGAGGGGTCATGTCCGGCGTGATGTGCGCCAAGGGGCTCAGCGCGGCCACCGGTCTGCCGCTGGTGGGTGTCAATCACCTTGCCGGTCATGCGCTGACACCACGCCTGACAGACAACATAGCCTTCCCCTACCTGGTGCTTCTGGTGTCGGGCGGACATTGCCAATACCTGATTGCCCACGGGCCCGAGCAGTTTACCCGCCTCGGCGGTACTATTGACGATGCGCCGGGTGAAGCCTTCGACAAAACCGCCCGCCTGCTGGGCCTGCCGCAACCTGGCGGCCCTTCCGTCGAGGCCGAGGCGCGCGCCGGTGATCCCAACCGCTTCCAGTTTCCAAGGCCGCTTCTCGACCGGCCCGGTTGCGATCTGTCCTTCTCTGGGTTGAAAACTGCGTTGATGCGGATGCGCGATCAAATTGTGGCCGAAAAGGGCGGCCTGACTCGTCAGGACCGCGCAGACCTGTGCGCTGGATTCCAGCAGGCGATTGTGGACACGTTGGCCGAAAAGACCCGACGCGCAATCGATCTGTATCTGGAACACAGCCCGGCCGATCCCGTGATTGCTGTTGCTGGAGGGGTTGCCGCAAATTTGGCCATTCGGTCCAAATTAGAGTCTGTTTCCGCCAAAAATAACACCCGATTTATAGCACCTCCGCTGGCGTTGTGCACGGATAACGCCGCGATGATCGCCTACGCGGGTCTTGAGCGCTTTCGTTCCGGGGCACGGGATGGGCTGGACCTGACCGCCCGACCCCGCTGGCCTCTGGATCAGCGCAGCCCGGCGATGCTGGGCGGCGGCAAGAAAGGGGCCAAGGCATGA
- a CDS encoding NAD(P)H-dependent glycerol-3-phosphate dehydrogenase produces MSVSVLGSGAFGTALAISLADNGPVTLWSRNAGQAQQMREMRENSTRLPNITLPKDIALTADIADALKAEMLLLAVPMQKLRSALQDHAPALRGKTLVACCKGIELTSGLGPVAVIKEVVPDARIALLTGPSFADDIAHGLPTALTLACEDTKLGKALQTELTTANLRLYRTTDTIGAELGGALKNVMAIGCGAVIGAGLGDSARAALMTRGFAEMQRFAAMRGARPDTLMGLSGLGDLVLTCSSKLSRNYSFGLSLGLNQTFDSQTTVEGVATARAMSDIAAKEGLDMPISATVADLSYGAYSVTEAIQNLLNRPLKEE; encoded by the coding sequence ATGAGCGTATCCGTTCTGGGTTCCGGTGCGTTTGGCACTGCCTTGGCGATCTCGCTGGCAGACAACGGGCCGGTGACTCTGTGGTCAAGAAACGCCGGCCAGGCGCAGCAGATGCGCGAAATGCGCGAAAACTCAACCCGGCTGCCCAACATAACCTTGCCCAAGGACATCGCTTTGACCGCGGACATTGCCGATGCGCTCAAAGCCGAAATGCTTTTATTGGCTGTGCCAATGCAGAAATTGCGCAGCGCTTTGCAAGATCACGCCCCTGCACTGCGCGGCAAGACTCTGGTGGCCTGCTGCAAGGGAATTGAACTGACCTCGGGGCTTGGACCTGTCGCGGTCATCAAGGAGGTTGTCCCGGATGCCCGCATCGCTTTGCTGACCGGGCCCAGTTTTGCGGATGATATCGCGCACGGCCTGCCCACCGCGTTGACGCTGGCTTGCGAGGATACGAAACTTGGCAAGGCGCTTCAGACCGAACTGACGACGGCGAACCTGCGCCTCTATCGCACCACTGACACGATCGGCGCTGAACTTGGCGGTGCGCTGAAGAATGTCATGGCCATTGGCTGCGGGGCCGTCATCGGTGCAGGTCTTGGAGACAGCGCCCGGGCAGCCTTGATGACCCGCGGGTTTGCCGAGATGCAACGCTTTGCCGCGATGCGCGGCGCGCGTCCCGACACCCTGATGGGTTTGTCCGGGCTAGGAGATCTTGTGCTGACCTGCTCGTCCAAACTGTCCCGAAACTATAGTTTTGGCCTTAGTTTGGGCCTGAATCAGACCTTCGACAGCCAAACGACGGTCGAAGGCGTCGCCACCGCCCGCGCTATGTCGGACATAGCCGCCAAGGAAGGGCTGGATATGCCCATCAGCGCCACTGTGGCGGATCTGAGCTATGGCGCCTACAGTGTCACCGAGGCCATTCAAAACCTGCTCAATCGACCCCTCAAGGAGGAATAA
- a CDS encoding YciI family protein — MLIALIARDKPGALQTRLDNRSAHLAYIEETGVVSQAGPLLDGDSMIGSLIILNVEDLAAAQSWAESDPYAKAGLFQSVELIAWKKVIG; from the coding sequence ATGCTGATCGCCCTCATCGCTCGTGACAAACCCGGCGCGTTGCAAACCCGATTGGACAACCGCTCGGCCCACCTGGCCTATATCGAAGAAACCGGCGTCGTGTCACAGGCCGGACCACTGCTGGACGGCGATTCCATGATCGGCTCTTTGATAATCCTCAACGTGGAGGATCTGGCCGCAGCACAGTCTTGGGCCGAAAGCGACCCCTACGCGAAGGCTGGATTGTTCCAATCGGTCGAACTGATCGCGTGGAAAAAGGTGATCGGTTGA
- a CDS encoding EVE domain-containing protein: protein MAYWLFKSEPSTWSWDQQVAKGDAGEEWDGVRNYQARNFMRQMDVGDWGFFYHSQKDKSVVGIVEICAEAHPDSTTDDERWECVDIKAVRPFSKPVTLDQIKADERLANMVLVKNSRLSVQPVTEDEWRIICMLGETLPD from the coding sequence ATGGCCTATTGGTTGTTCAAATCGGAACCGTCGACCTGGAGTTGGGATCAGCAAGTCGCGAAAGGTGATGCGGGCGAGGAATGGGACGGCGTTCGCAACTATCAGGCGCGTAACTTCATGCGTCAGATGGACGTTGGGGACTGGGGGTTCTTCTACCATTCGCAAAAGGACAAATCCGTAGTTGGAATTGTCGAGATCTGCGCCGAGGCCCACCCCGACAGCACCACAGACGACGAACGCTGGGAGTGTGTGGACATCAAGGCCGTGCGGCCTTTTTCCAAACCCGTAACATTGGACCAGATCAAGGCGGACGAGCGTCTGGCGAATATGGTGCTGGTGAAGAACTCTCGCTTATCGGTGCAGCCAGTGACCGAGGACGAATGGCGGATAATTTGCATGCTGGGTGAAACGCTGCCTGACTAA